The following coding sequences lie in one Serinus canaria isolate serCan28SL12 chromosome 12, serCan2020, whole genome shotgun sequence genomic window:
- the LSMEM2 gene encoding leucine-rich single-pass membrane protein 2: protein MPREAAEDSMGRAEGAAPAEPGDPDSNESGAISLRPVESISDLYWASGGHKSTEGNGPAPSSSLHRPPARPVSPVPPPLLPSLRPVPPASPCPCLGPGHPLLLALLALLALSSLVLATLAIYLSVLQSQSVRALAQWLESQEDAVHQLRAASRQLWARLNASAQPGGHR, encoded by the exons ATAGcatgggaagggctgagggtGCTGcgccagcagagcctggggaccCCGACAGCAATGAGTCTGGAGCCATCAGCCTGCGCCCTGTGGAGTCCATCAGCGACCTGTACTGGGCCTCGGGCGGGCACAAGAGCACAGAGG GCAATGGCCCggctccctccagcagcctgcACCGGCCCCCAGCTCGGCccgtgtcccctgtgcccccgccgctcctgcccagcctgcgCCCTGTGCCCCCcgccagcccctgcccctgcctcgGCCCTGGCCaccccctgctgctggccctgctggcgCTCCTGGCACTGTCGAGCCTGGTCCTGGCCACACTGGCCATCTACCTGAGTG tcctgcagagccagtcGGTGCGGGCGCTGGCCCAGTGGCTGGAGAGCCAGGAGGACGCCGTGCACCAGCTGCGGgcagccagcaggcagctctgggctcgCCTCAatgccagtgcccagcctggcgGGCACCGCTGA